The proteins below come from a single Corylus avellana chromosome ca3, CavTom2PMs-1.0 genomic window:
- the LOC132173696 gene encoding probable methyltransferase PMT18, with amino-acid sequence MAKEYSGSPKHHQLESKRKRLSWILGVSGLCILSYIFGAWQNTSAPTNQSEVYNKVGCDGGSPPAGSSVPSASSSSSFSLDFQSHHQVEINNSGGVQKFPPCDLSYSEYTPCQDPVRGRKFDRNMLKYRERHCPKKEELLLCLIPAPPRYKTPFKWPQSRDYAWYGNIPHRELSIEKAVQNWIQVEGERFRFPGGGTMFPRGADAYIDDINDLIPLKSGNIRTAIDTGCGVASWGAYLLRRDILAMSFAPRDTHEAQVQFALERGVPAMIGIMASQRLPYPARAFDMAHCSRCLIPWHKYDGMYLIEVDRILRPGGYWILSGPPIHWKKHWRGWERTQEDLKKEQDAIEDVAKSLCWKKVIEKNDLSIWQKPINHVECIKVRKLYKTPHICKSDNPDTAWYRNMETCITPLPEVSSSDEVAGGGLEKWPQRAFAIPPRITSGSIPGITAEKFQEDNELWKDRVTHYKRIIPLSQGRYRNIMDMNAYLGGFAAALLKYPVWVMNVVPANSKQDTLGVIYERGFIGAYQDWCEAFSTYPRTYDLIHAGGVFSIYQDRCDITYILLEMDRILRPEGAVIFRDTVEVLVKIQGITDGMRWKSQIMDHESGPFNPEKILVAVKTYWTGEATQKQD; translated from the exons ATGGCAAAGGAGTACAGCGGATCCCCAAAGCATCATCAGCTGGAATCTAAGAGGAAGCGCCTCAGTTGGATCCTAGGGGTCAGTGGGCTGTGCATTTTGTCTTACATTTTTGGCGCCTGGCAGAATACTTCTGCCCCCACAAATCAATCTGAGGTCTACAATAAAGTCGGTTGTGATGGTGGATCACCTCCAGCAGGCAGCAGTGTACCGTCggcgtcatcatcatcatcattttcattGGACTTTCAAAGCCATCATCAAGTTGAGATCAACAACTCCGGTGGAGTCCAGAAGTTCCCACCTTGTGATTTGTCCTATAGCGAATACACCCCTTGCCAAGATCCAGTGAGGGGAAGGAAATTCGATCGTAACATGTTGAAATACAGAGAGCGGCATTGCCCCAAAAAGGAAGAACTCCTCCTTTGCCTGATACCTGCTCCACCAAGATATAAGACCCCTTTCAAATGGCCTCAGAGCCGAGACTATGCCTGGTATGGCAATATTCCCCATAGAGAGCTCAGCATTGAAAAGGCTGTTCAGAATTGGATTCAAGTCGAGGGTGAGCGTTTCAGATTCCCTGGAGGAGGCACCATGTTCCCCCGTGGAGCTGATGCATATATTGATGACATTAACGATCTCATTCCTCTCAAAAGCGGGAATATCAGAACTGCAATAGATACAGGCTGTGGT GTAGCAAGTTGGGGAGCTTACCTGTTGAGGAGGGACATCCTGGCAATGTCTTTTGCACCAAGGGACACACACGAAGCACAGGTCCAGTTTGCATTGGAGCGGGGAGTTCCTGCTATGATTGGCATTATGGCTTCACAGAGGCTTCCTTACCCAGCGAGGGCTTTTGATATGGCTCATTGTTCCCGTTGCTTGATTCCTTGGCATAAATATG ATGGTATGTATCTAATTGAAGTGGACAGAATTCTAAGGCCTGGTGGTTACTGGATTCTTTCTGGCCCTCCTATCCACTGGAAGAAACACTGGAGAGGATGGGAAAGAACCCAAGAAGATTTGAAAAAAGAGCAAGATGCAATTGAGGATGTTGCCAAGAGCCTCTGCTGGAAGAAAGTGATTGAAAAGAATGATCTTTCAATTTGGCAAAAGCCCATCAACCACGTTGAATGCATTAAGGTCAGGAAGTTGTATAAAACACCGCATATATGCAAGTCAGACAATCCAGACACTGCTTG GTACAGAAATATGGAAACTTGCATCACCCCACTACCAGAAGTAAGCAGCTCAGATGAAGTTGCTGGTGGGGGGTTGGAAAAGTGGCCCCAGCGCGCATTTGCCATCCCTCCTAGAATTACTAGTGGTTCAATACCAGGGATCACCGCTGAGAAATTCCAAGAGGACAATGAACTATGGAAAGACAGGGTGACACATTACAAGCGGATCATTCCCCTATCCCAAGGACGATACAGGAACATAATGGACATGAATGCCTACCTTGGCGGATTCGCTGCAGCCCTGTTAAAGTATCCCGTGTGGGTTATGAATGTGGTTCCTGCCAATTCGAAACAGGACACTCTAGGAGTCATTTATGAACGGGGTTTCATCGGGGCATACCAGGATTGGTGTGAGGCATTCTCAACATATCCAAGAACGTACGATCTCATTCATGCAGGTGGAGTCTTCAGCATATATCAGGACAG GTGCGATATCACCTACATTCTGCTAGAAATGGATAGAATTCTGAGGCCAGAAGGAGCAGTTATCTTTAGGGACACGGTGGAGGTCCTTGTGAAGATTCAGGGTATTACAGATGGAATGAGATGGAAGAGCCAGATTATGGACCATGAAAGCGGGCCCTTCAATCCGGAGAAAATTCTTGTTGCTGTCAAAACATACTGGACTGGTGAAGCTACACAGAAACAAGACTAG